In Deinococcus apachensis DSM 19763, one DNA window encodes the following:
- a CDS encoding copper amine oxidase — MLLAALALGLGAAPAAALGAVQLTVSTDQTAASLNGQPVQYLAPPRLVDGRLMLPLRETAALLGQTLTETGGQMGFGRLTVDPAAGTATLGGVPQPGGNVATVDTAVYVAVRLLADALGANLSVDTSGRTITLTALREGGNPLAPQARFSTDKTVYAPGERVIFTDYPFDPDGADIVSRKWTGRQEVYFQPGTYTITLQVTNSRGLQSVPYSRTIQVQGAPVDTPLSYALKYAEPGDRFADPLVSGYPAVTALPVPGLSYPLLFSDSPEAPTQSGVLYQDTVSVQARLLAYHLNALGRPARMYILARNIENRAVEVRTERLGETAPTRIEGLLGQVTLLDYFASAGGHVLNLAPGQSAAVYASPTLNPGTGVNVMQDLTASGRVELTFVILEEGLPATAQVVQQLPYLQPDGRHQRGTFPNAVRSLRVNLAALPARLIIGDGRVDPALDGVDRLTGRPQRLLGNYGVLYDLQVYGAGGTAVAFSPRGGLYRGAMNIEDGPISQTIKLPRSGNALTPDQPVLLWRSQSDRLDIDFVPASGSSLPISLIFYPTRPQPGFGGVRKTYQP; from the coding sequence ATGTTGCTCGCCGCCCTGGCGCTCGGGCTGGGGGCTGCCCCCGCCGCCGCGCTGGGGGCGGTGCAGCTCACGGTCTCGACGGACCAGACCGCCGCCTCGCTGAACGGTCAGCCCGTGCAGTACCTCGCGCCGCCACGGCTGGTCGACGGGCGCCTCATGCTGCCCCTGCGCGAGACCGCCGCGCTGCTGGGCCAGACGCTGACGGAGACGGGCGGGCAGATGGGTTTCGGGCGCCTGACGGTGGACCCGGCCGCGGGCACCGCCACGCTGGGAGGCGTGCCCCAGCCGGGGGGGAACGTCGCCACGGTCGACACCGCTGTGTATGTCGCCGTCCGGCTCCTCGCCGACGCGCTGGGGGCCAACCTCAGCGTAGACACGAGTGGGCGCACCATCACCCTCACCGCGCTGCGGGAGGGCGGCAATCCCCTCGCCCCGCAGGCCCGCTTCTCCACCGACAAGACGGTGTACGCGCCCGGCGAGCGGGTGATCTTCACCGACTACCCCTTCGACCCCGACGGCGCCGACATCGTGAGCCGCAAGTGGACGGGGCGGCAGGAGGTGTACTTCCAGCCGGGCACGTACACGATCACCCTCCAGGTGACGAACAGCCGCGGTCTCCAGAGTGTGCCCTACAGCCGCACGATTCAGGTGCAGGGCGCGCCGGTCGATACTCCGCTGAGCTACGCCCTGAAGTACGCCGAGCCCGGCGACCGCTTCGCCGACCCGCTGGTCTCCGGCTATCCCGCCGTAACCGCCCTGCCCGTGCCCGGCCTGAGCTACCCGCTGCTCTTCAGTGACAGCCCCGAGGCCCCCACCCAGAGCGGCGTGCTGTATCAGGACACCGTGTCCGTGCAGGCGCGGCTGCTCGCCTACCACCTCAACGCGCTGGGGCGGCCCGCCCGCATGTACATCCTGGCCCGCAACATCGAGAACCGGGCGGTCGAGGTCCGCACCGAGCGGCTGGGCGAGACGGCGCCCACCCGCATCGAGGGGCTGCTGGGGCAGGTCACCCTGCTCGATTACTTCGCCAGCGCGGGCGGCCACGTCCTGAACCTCGCGCCCGGGCAGAGCGCGGCCGTGTACGCCAGCCCCACCCTGAACCCCGGGACCGGCGTGAACGTGATGCAGGACCTGACCGCCTCGGGCCGGGTGGAACTCACCTTCGTGATATTGGAGGAGGGCCTGCCCGCCACCGCGCAGGTCGTGCAGCAGCTCCCCTACCTCCAGCCCGACGGGCGGCACCAGCGGGGCACCTTTCCCAACGCCGTGCGCTCCCTGCGCGTGAACCTCGCCGCGCTTCCCGCCCGGCTGATCATCGGGGACGGACGGGTGGACCCGGCCCTGGACGGCGTGGACCGGCTGACGGGCCGCCCCCAGCGGCTGCTGGGCAACTACGGCGTCCTGTACGACCTCCAGGTGTACGGGGCGGGCGGAACCGCCGTCGCCTTCAGCCCGCGCGGCGGCCTGTACCGGGGCGCCATGAACATAGAGGACGGCCCGATCTCGCAGACGATCAAGCTGCCCCGCAGCGGCAATGCGCTCACGCCCGACCAGCCCGTGCTGCTGTGGCGCTCGCAGTCGGACCGCTTGGACATTGACTTCGTGCCCGCCAGTGGCAGCAGTCTGCCCATCAGCCTGATCTTTTATCCCACCCGGCCGCAGCCCGGCTTCGGGGGGGTGCGGAAGACGTATCAGCCCTGA
- a CDS encoding HesA/MoeB/ThiF family protein, protein MTPTSPPRPTLSREELRRYSRQLLVPEWQEAGAQERLRVATVLVVGAGGLGGPVILQLAGAGVGRLVISDGDAVDLSNLHRQTLYSLADVGRRKAEVAAARAQALNPRVEVEVAPALDAGNADMLVSGADLVVDATDNFAARYGIADACRHLGREWVWGAASGTAGMVSVFGPALGLRDVFPDPGEAESCDEAGVLGPLPNIVGSMMALEVLKVLGGVGDTLRGRLWTLDALDGRVRVLHLRGAVPSGRG, encoded by the coding sequence ATGACGCCCACCTCCCCCCCCCGGCCCACCCTCTCGCGGGAAGAACTGCGGCGCTACTCACGGCAACTGCTCGTGCCCGAGTGGCAGGAGGCGGGCGCGCAGGAGCGGCTGCGGGTGGCGACGGTCCTGGTGGTGGGCGCGGGTGGGCTGGGTGGGCCGGTGATCCTGCAACTCGCCGGGGCCGGGGTGGGGCGGCTGGTGATCTCGGACGGCGATGCGGTGGACCTCAGCAACCTGCACCGCCAGACCCTGTACAGCTTGGCGGACGTGGGGCGGCGCAAGGCCGAGGTGGCGGCGGCGCGGGCGCAGGCCCTCAATCCCCGGGTGGAGGTGGAGGTAGCCCCAGCGCTGGACGCGGGCAACGCCGACATGCTCGTTTCTGGCGCGGACCTCGTGGTGGACGCCACGGACAACTTCGCGGCACGCTACGGGATCGCGGACGCCTGCCGACACCTGGGCCGCGAGTGGGTGTGGGGGGCAGCGAGCGGCACGGCGGGGATGGTCAGCGTGTTCGGCCCCGCCCTCGGTCTGCGCGACGTGTTCCCCGACCCCGGGGAGGCCGAATCCTGCGACGAGGCGGGCGTGCTGGGACCGCTGCCGAACATCGTGGGGAGCATGATGGCCCTGGAGGTTCTTAAGGTGCTGGGGGGGGTCGGGGATACGCTGCGGGGGCGACTGTGGACCCTCGACGCGCTGGACGGGCGGGTCCGGGTGCTTCACCTGCGCGGTGCCGTTCCTTCCGGGCGGGGCTGA
- a CDS encoding HU family DNA-binding protein: MARTRQTAAREDSETQAPAAGERGKISKTQIIEQVVGRTSLNRKQASAAVACMVETVADALRSGRSVGLPGLGTLSITQTAGRQGVRPGTSERIQIPPGKKIRFKAATTLRGNL, encoded by the coding sequence ATGGCACGAACCCGCCAGACCGCCGCCCGTGAAGACAGCGAGACCCAGGCCCCCGCCGCCGGGGAGCGCGGCAAGATCTCCAAGACGCAGATCATCGAGCAGGTCGTGGGCCGCACCAGCCTGAACCGCAAGCAGGCGAGCGCGGCGGTCGCCTGCATGGTCGAGACGGTCGCGGACGCCCTGCGCTCCGGCCGCAGCGTGGGGCTGCCCGGGCTGGGAACCCTCAGCATCACGCAGACTGCCGGGCGTCAGGGCGTGCGCCCCGGCACCAGCGAGCGCATTCAGATTCCCCCCGGGAAAAAGATTCGCTTCAAGGCAGCGACCACCCTCCGGGGCAACCTCTAG
- a CDS encoding ABC transporter permease subunit, which translates to MFLLAALPLLAGALLPWVLLRPNRLAPGEYLRLPSLLAGTGLLLAVLPLLTARLVPRLTWLAASLAVVMGVWALGEQTRAALTGQLPFARASAASGAWLFLLGAAIAARGAGLLGRRQRWLSWAWLPPVAALVLAGHLNAWSVLVEGRNEGPRWTQELAQHLRLVGEALGAALLIGAPLAVWAAGRERVAAGVLGVANGIQTLPSLALLGLLIAPLSALANALPTLRALGVSGIGVAPALTAMTLYALLPILRNGVVALRGVPPGPVDAARGMGMTSTQLFWRVRLPLALPVWLSGVRQAAVLLVGVASVAALIGAGGLGTYIFKGLQSAAADLILLGAVPAALLALGLDAALRGLETLLGRWLGRAG; encoded by the coding sequence GTGTTCCTGCTCGCGGCCCTGCCCCTGCTGGCGGGCGCGCTCCTGCCCTGGGTGCTGCTGCGGCCCAACCGCCTCGCTCCGGGCGAGTACCTGCGGCTGCCGTCCCTGCTGGCGGGAACTGGGCTGCTGCTGGCGGTGCTCCCCCTCCTCACCGCCCGCCTCGTGCCGCGCCTGACGTGGTTGGCAGCATCACTTGCGGTCGTGATGGGCGTGTGGGCGCTCGGGGAGCAGACTCGGGCGGCGCTCACGGGTCAGCTCCCCTTCGCGCGGGCGAGCGCGGCGAGCGGCGCGTGGCTGTTCCTGCTGGGGGCGGCGATCGCCGCCCGGGGAGCTGGGTTGCTGGGTCGCCGCCAGCGCTGGCTCTCGTGGGCCTGGCTGCCCCCGGTCGCCGCGCTCGTCCTCGCCGGGCACCTGAACGCCTGGTCCGTCCTCGTCGAGGGGAGGAACGAGGGGCCGCGTTGGACGCAGGAACTCGCGCAGCACCTGCGGCTGGTGGGGGAAGCCCTGGGCGCGGCGCTCCTGATCGGTGCCCCACTCGCGGTCTGGGCCGCGGGCCGTGAGCGGGTGGCAGCCGGGGTTCTGGGCGTCGCCAACGGCATCCAGACGCTGCCAAGCCTCGCGCTGCTGGGCCTGCTGATCGCGCCGCTGTCGGCCCTGGCAAACGCCCTTCCAACCCTGCGCGCCCTGGGCGTCAGCGGCATCGGCGTGGCCCCGGCCCTCACCGCGATGACGCTGTATGCCCTGCTCCCGATTCTCCGCAACGGCGTGGTAGCGCTGCGGGGGGTGCCGCCCGGCCCGGTGGACGCCGCCCGGGGCATGGGAATGACCTCAACACAACTGTTCTGGCGGGTGCGCCTGCCGCTGGCCCTGCCGGTGTGGCTCAGCGGGGTCCGGCAAGCGGCCGTGCTCCTCGTCGGGGTGGCCTCGGTGGCAGCCCTGATTGGGGCCGGGGGGCTGGGCACCTACATCTTCAAGGGCCTCCAGAGCGCCGCCGCCGACCTGATCCTGCTCGGCGCGGTCCCCGCCGCCCTGCTCGCCCTGGGGCTCGACGCCGCCCTGCGCGGGCTGGAGACGCTGCTGGGCCGCTGGCTGGGGAGGGCCGGATGA
- a CDS encoding CarD family transcriptional regulator, protein MSRATFRTGDRVVLPPYGIGVVSGTCQRPVAGETQSYYQVDFPNTSSRAFVPVSAPQGTGLRAALTTGDMPYLLSRLQVSQELNLPRQWGARHRRVTEILVSGDPYELATLTCELRRWNMERGLPDLDRQAFRRAIHLLEQEVCGLEDQCAQDVQQLLDHAWKETPQ, encoded by the coding sequence GTGAGCAGAGCAACCTTTCGCACGGGTGATCGCGTCGTCCTTCCCCCCTACGGCATCGGGGTGGTCAGCGGCACCTGTCAGCGGCCCGTCGCCGGGGAGACCCAGTCTTACTATCAGGTGGACTTTCCCAACACCTCCAGCCGCGCCTTTGTTCCGGTCAGTGCCCCCCAGGGCACTGGCCTGAGGGCCGCCTTGACCACCGGTGACATGCCGTATCTGCTGAGTCGCCTGCAAGTCAGCCAGGAACTTAACCTGCCCCGGCAGTGGGGCGCCCGGCACCGCCGCGTCACCGAGATTCTGGTTAGTGGCGATCCCTACGAACTCGCTACCCTGACTTGCGAACTGCGGCGTTGGAATATGGAGCGCGGTCTCCCCGACCTTGACCGTCAGGCCTTTCGCCGGGCCATTCACCTGCTCGAGCAGGAAGTGTGCGGGTTGGAAGATCAATGCGCGCAGGACGTGCAGCAGCTTCTGGATCATGCCTGGAAGGA
- a CDS encoding glycerol-3-phosphate acyltransferase, whose amino-acid sequence MLAVVVLVSYLLGSLVAGVLYSRSLGADIRDRDLPGGSGTYRQHGLAAALGVTAFDVAKGVAAALLARWLTPDLTWPATLAVVLGHCYPLFFRLAGGGGIAPLMGALLVVAPVTLGGMLAAGLALIPLYKGTLQARLGLNAVPFATAVAVPLGVLLALRFGGLPDLLAGGVAMAVRALHLLRVEKRTA is encoded by the coding sequence ATGCTCGCCGTGGTCGTCCTCGTCTCGTATCTGCTCGGCTCCCTGGTGGCGGGCGTGCTGTACTCGCGCTCGCTCGGGGCGGATATCCGCGACCGCGACCTGCCGGGCGGCAGCGGCACGTACCGGCAGCACGGCCTGGCCGCGGCGCTGGGCGTGACGGCCTTCGACGTTGCCAAGGGCGTGGCCGCCGCGCTGCTCGCCCGCTGGCTGACACCGGACCTGACCTGGCCCGCCACGCTGGCCGTGGTGCTGGGGCACTGCTACCCACTGTTCTTCCGCTTGGCGGGCGGGGGTGGAATCGCGCCGCTGATGGGGGCGCTGCTGGTGGTTGCGCCGGTCACGCTGGGCGGAATGCTCGCCGCCGGGCTGGCGCTGATCCCGCTGTACAAAGGCACCCTCCAGGCGAGGCTGGGGCTCAACGCCGTTCCCTTCGCCACGGCGGTGGCCGTTCCGCTCGGTGTGCTGCTCGCGCTGCGCTTCGGCGGCCTGCCCGACCTGCTGGCAGGGGGCGTGGCGATGGCGGTGCGCGCCCTGCACCTGCTGCGGGTGGAGAAGCGGACCGCATGA
- a CDS encoding ABC transporter permease, whose product MTTLPTRRRSRPLPWGAVLWPSLLVLCLLPGVLPRLVQPLSPGEPLTFDPPLWQLTLTHLGLVLLATGVVLLLGLPLAVAVTRPGREALRDLTETLVGLGQTVPTLAILALAVPALGFGWAPTLLGLILYGLVPVVSNGVAGLLAVDRDLLDAARGMGMTPGQRLQRVELPLALPVLLAGVRTSTVYNVGTATVGAALGAGGLGSPIINGLSEQNTGLVLVGAVLAALLALSLDALLGLVAPREQPFPG is encoded by the coding sequence GTGACCACCTTGCCCACCCGCCGCCGTTCCCGTCCCCTCCCCTGGGGCGCCGTCCTGTGGCCGAGCCTGCTGGTCCTTTGCCTGCTGCCCGGTGTGCTGCCCAGGTTGGTGCAGCCGCTCTCGCCCGGCGAACCGCTGACCTTCGATCCCCCGCTGTGGCAGCTCACGCTGACGCATCTCGGGCTGGTGCTGCTCGCCACGGGGGTCGTGCTGCTGCTTGGCCTGCCGCTGGCCGTGGCCGTCACGCGCCCGGGGCGGGAGGCGCTGCGTGACCTGACCGAGACGCTCGTCGGTCTGGGGCAGACCGTTCCCACCCTCGCCATCCTCGCGCTGGCCGTGCCCGCCCTGGGCTTCGGCTGGGCACCCACCCTGCTCGGGCTTATCCTGTACGGCCTCGTCCCGGTCGTCAGCAACGGGGTGGCTGGTCTGCTCGCTGTGGACCGCGATCTGCTCGACGCGGCGCGGGGCATGGGCATGACCCCGGGTCAACGGCTGCAGCGGGTCGAGTTGCCGCTCGCCCTGCCCGTGCTGCTCGCCGGGGTCCGCACCAGCACGGTGTACAACGTGGGAACGGCGACGGTCGGGGCGGCGTTGGGCGCCGGGGGCCTGGGCAGCCCGATCATCAACGGCCTCTCCGAGCAGAACACAGGGCTGGTCCTCGTCGGGGCAGTGCTGGCCGCGCTGCTCGCCCTGAGCCTTGACGCCCTGTTGGGCCTAGTCGCCCCGCGGGAACAGCCCTTCCCTGGGTAA
- a CDS encoding ABC transporter ATP-binding protein — protein sequence MIELQGLEKRYGDSYAVRHLNLVFPEGELTALLGPSGCGKTTTLRMINRLVEPSGGRVLLGGRDTRELRPEELRRGIGYVIQQVGLFPHLTVAGNVGTVPELLGWDRRRTARRVDELLDLVGLDPEQYRAKKPAQLSGGQAQRVGVARALAADPPVLLMDEPFGALDPLARDRLQTAFRAIQQQLNKTVVLVTHDIDEALRLGDRVALMNAGTLAQFGPPDELIHRPASPFVSQFLGEDAALRQLAGRTAAEFARPGDPSGLQTVEDTLDARRALGVLLREGTDALAVTRGNEVLGVLRWEDLRTPEMQR from the coding sequence ATGATCGAACTTCAGGGACTTGAAAAGCGGTATGGGGACAGCTACGCCGTGCGTCATCTGAACCTCGTCTTCCCGGAGGGCGAACTCACGGCGCTGCTGGGGCCGTCGGGCTGCGGCAAGACCACCACGCTGCGGATGATCAACCGCCTGGTCGAGCCGAGTGGGGGCCGCGTCCTGCTGGGGGGGCGCGACACCCGTGAGCTGCGCCCCGAGGAGCTGCGGCGGGGCATCGGGTACGTCATCCAGCAGGTCGGGCTCTTCCCACACCTGACCGTCGCGGGGAATGTGGGGACCGTGCCCGAGTTGCTGGGCTGGGACCGCCGCCGCACCGCCCGCCGGGTGGACGAGCTGCTGGACCTCGTGGGACTGGACCCCGAACAGTACCGGGCCAAGAAACCCGCCCAGCTCTCGGGCGGGCAGGCGCAGCGCGTCGGGGTGGCGCGGGCGCTCGCCGCCGACCCGCCCGTCCTCCTCATGGACGAGCCCTTCGGGGCGCTCGACCCCCTGGCGCGGGACCGCCTCCAGACGGCTTTTCGCGCCATCCAACAGCAACTCAACAAGACGGTCGTGCTCGTCACCCACGACATCGACGAGGCGCTGCGGCTGGGGGACCGGGTCGCGCTGATGAACGCGGGCACCCTGGCCCAGTTCGGCCCGCCGGACGAGCTGATCCACCGGCCCGCCAGCCCCTTCGTGAGCCAGTTTCTGGGCGAGGATGCGGCGCTGCGCCAGCTCGCGGGCCGCACCGCCGCCGAGTTCGCGCGCCCGGGTGACCCCTCCGGCCTCCAGACCGTCGAGGACACGCTCGACGCCCGCCGCGCCCTGGGCGTCCTGCTGCGCGAGGGTACGGACGCCCTGGCGGTGACGCGGGGGAACGAGGTGCTCGGCGTGCTGCGCTGGGAGGACCTGCGGACCCCGGAGATGCAGCGGTGA
- a CDS encoding ABC transporter substrate-binding protein, with product MKTILWLSLAALLGNAAAKPIVVGSKLDPEAQILGQMIVLTLRNAGLEVTDRTNLGDTGVNRKAILAGEIDVYPEYTGNAVYLFPKAKISAGEAGNPGKIYGYARQLDLKNGITWLRPANVNNTWVIAVPQALATQNKLGSVTDLARYLKAGGKFKIAGSPEFFNRPDTMPAFEAAYGFKLRPDQKLVLAGATPPQTQQAAANGTNGVNAAMAYGTDGTLAALKLVALKDPKGAQAVYQPAPIIRTAVLKANPQIEALLNKTFATLTQTTLQGLNAQVALEGRTAQDVARDYLKGKGLIK from the coding sequence ATGAAGACCATTCTCTGGCTCTCGCTGGCTGCCCTGCTGGGCAATGCCGCGGCCAAGCCCATCGTGGTGGGCAGCAAACTCGACCCCGAGGCGCAGATTCTGGGACAGATGATCGTGTTGACGCTGCGAAATGCCGGGCTAGAGGTGACCGACCGCACCAACCTGGGCGACACCGGCGTGAACCGCAAGGCGATCCTGGCGGGCGAGATCGACGTGTATCCCGAGTACACCGGGAATGCGGTGTACCTCTTCCCGAAAGCCAAGATCAGCGCTGGGGAGGCGGGGAACCCCGGCAAGATCTACGGGTACGCCCGGCAGCTCGACCTGAAAAACGGCATCACCTGGCTCCGGCCCGCCAACGTGAACAACACCTGGGTGATCGCGGTGCCGCAGGCCCTCGCCACGCAGAACAAGCTGGGCTCGGTCACCGACCTCGCGCGGTATCTCAAGGCTGGGGGGAAGTTCAAGATCGCGGGCAGCCCCGAATTCTTCAACCGGCCCGACACCATGCCCGCCTTCGAGGCGGCCTACGGCTTCAAGCTGCGGCCCGACCAGAAGCTGGTGCTGGCGGGCGCCACCCCTCCCCAGACGCAGCAGGCGGCGGCGAACGGCACGAACGGGGTCAACGCCGCGATGGCCTACGGCACCGACGGCACGCTGGCGGCGCTGAAACTCGTGGCGCTGAAAGACCCGAAGGGCGCGCAGGCCGTGTATCAGCCCGCGCCGATCATCCGCACTGCCGTCCTGAAGGCGAACCCGCAGATTGAGGCGCTGCTGAACAAGACCTTCGCCACCCTCACCCAGACAACCCTCCAGGGCCTGAACGCGCAGGTCGCGCTGGAGGGCCGCACGGCGCAGGACGTGGCGCGGGACTACCTGAAGGGCAAGGGGCTGATCAAGTGA